Proteins from a single region of Balaenoptera acutorostrata chromosome 16, mBalAcu1.1, whole genome shotgun sequence:
- the GPAM gene encoding glycerol-3-phosphate acyltransferase 1, mitochondrial isoform X3, with product MRMIWELMLCDMDESALTLGTIDVAYLPNSSEYSIGRCKHASEEWDKFFNPSIPSLGLRNVIYINETHTRHRGWLARRLSYVLFVQERDVHKGMFATNVTENVLNSSRVQEAIAEVAAELNPDGSAQQQSKAVNKVKKKARRILQEMVATVSPALIRLTGWVLLKLFNSFFWNIQIHKGQLEMVKAATEMNLPLIFLPVHRSHIDYLLLTFILFCHNIKAPYIASGNNLNIPIFSTLIHKLGGFFIRRRLDETPDGRKDILYRALLHGHIVELLRQQQFLEIFLEGTRSRSGKISCARAGLLSVVVDTLSTNTIPDILIIPVGISYDRIIEGHYNGEQLGKPKKNESLWSVARGVIRMLRKNYGCVRVDFAQPFSLKEYLESQSQKPVSSPLSLEQALLPAILPSRPNDAAAEGTDSSINESRDATDESFRRRLIADLAEHILFTASKSCAIMSTHIVACLLLYRHRQGIDLSTLVEDFFVMKEEVLARDFDLGFSGNSEDVVMHAIQLLGNCITITHTSRNDEFFITPSTTVPSVFELNFYSNGLLHVFIMEAIIACSLYAVLKKRGPGAPASPSLISQEQLVRKAASLCYLLSNEGTISLPCQTFYQICHETVGRFIQYGILIVAEPDDQEDTSPGLAEQQWDKKLPEPLSWRSDEEDEDSDFGEEQRDCYLKVSQSKEHQQFITFLQRLLGPLLEAYSSAAIFIHNFSGPVPEPEYLQKLHKYLITRTERSVAVYAESATYCLVKNAVKMFKDIGVFKETKQKRVSVLELSSTFLPQCNRQKLLEYILSFVVL from the exons gATAAATTTTTCAACCCCAGTATCCCGTCTTTGGGTTTGCGGAATGTTATTTATATCAATGAAACTCACACAAG GCATCGAGGATGGCTGGCAAGACGTCTTTCTTACGTGCTTTTCGTTCAAGAGCGAGATGTCCATAAAGGCATGTTTGCCACCAACGTGACTGAAAACGTACTGAACAGCAGTAG AGTACAGGAGGCAATTGCAGAAGTGGCTGCTGAATTAAACCCTGATGGTTCTGCTCAGCAGCAATCAAAAGCTGtcaataaagtgaaaaagaaagccaGAAGGATCCTTCAAGAAATGGTTGCCACTGTCTCACCGGCACTGATCAG ACTGACCGGATGGGTGCTGCTAAAACTGTTCAACAGCTTCTTTTGGAATATTCAAATTCACAAGGGTCAACTTGAGATGGTTAAAGCTGCAACTGAG ATGAATTTGCCGCTTATATTTCTACCAGTTCATAGATCACATATTGACTATCTCCTGCTCACTTTCATTCTCTTCTGCCATAACATCAAAGCGCCATACATTGCTTCAGGCAATAATCTCAACATCCCCATCTTCAG TACCCTGATCCATAAGCTTGGGGGCTTTTTCATACGACGGAGGCTAGATGAGACGCCAGATGGACGGAAAGATATTCTCTATAGAGCTTTGCTCCACGGG CATATAGTTGAACTACTTCGACAGCAGCAGTTCTTGGAGATTTTTCTGGAAGGCACACGCTCTAGGAGTGGAaaaatctcctgtgctcgggCTGGACTTTTGTCAGTTGTAGTAGATACTCTGTCTACCAATACCATCCCAGACATCTTGATAATACCTGTTGGGATCTCCTACGACCGTATTATTGAGGGTCATTACAATGGTGAACAACTG GGAAAACCTAAGAAGAATGAGAGCCTCTGGAGCGTAGCAAGAGGCGTTATCAGAATGTTACGAAAAAACTATGGATGTGTCAGAGTGGACTTTGCACAACCGTTTTCCTTAAAG gaatATTTAGAAAGCCAAAGTCAGAAACCTGTTTCTTCTCCACTTTCTCTGGAGCAAGCGTTGTTACCAGCTATACTTCCTTCAAG aCCCAATGATGCTGCTGCTGAAGGTACAGACTCGTCCATTAACGAGTCCAGAGATGCAACAGATGAATCCTTCCGAAGAAGACTGATTGCAGATCTGGCTGAGCACATTCTCTTCA CCGCTAGCAAGTCCTGTGCCATTATGTCAACACACATCGTGGCCTGCCTGCTCCTCTACAGACACAGGCAG GGAATTGATCTCTCCACATTGGTGGAGGACTTCTTTGTGATGAAGGAGGAAGTCCTGGCTCGCGATTTTGACCTGGGTTTCTCAGGAAATTCAGAAGATGTAGTCATGCATGCCATACAGCTGCTGGGAAATTGCATCACAATCACGCACACCAGCAGGAACGACGAATTTTTTATTACTCCCAGCACAACTGTCCCATCAGTCTTTGAACTCAACTTCTACAGCAATGGGCTGCTCCACGTCTTTATCATGGAGGCCATCATAG CCTGCAGCCTTTACGCAGTTCTGAAGAAGAGGGGCCCGGGGGCGCCTGCGTCTCCCAGCTTGATCAGCCAGGAGCAGCTGGTGCGCAAGGCCGCCAGCCTGTGCTATCTGCTCTCCAACGAAGGCACCATCTCTCTC CCCTGCCAGACGTTTTACCAAATTTGCCATGAAACAGTAGGCAGGTTTATCCAGTATGGCATTCTTATAGTGGCGGAG CCAGATGATCAGGAAGATACCAGTCCCGGTCTTGCTGAGCAGCAGTGGGACAAGAAGCTTCCTGAACCTTTGTCTTGGCGAAGTGATGAAGAAGATGAAGACAGCGATTTTGGTGAGGAGCAGCGAGATTGCTACCTGAAG GTGAGCCAGTCCAAGGAGCACCAGCAGTTCATCACCTTCCTGCAGAGGCTCCTTGGGCCTTTGCTGGAGGCCTACAGCTCTGCTGCCATCTTCATTCACAACTTCAGTGGTCCTGTTCCAGAGCCTGAATATCTGCAGAAGCTGCACAAATACCTAATAACCAGGACAGAAAGAAGTGTTGCAGTGTATG CTGAGAGTGCCACCTATTGTCTTGTGAAGAATGCTGTGAAAATGTTTAAGGATATTGGG GTTTTCAAAGAGACCAAACAAAAGAGAGTGTCTGTTTTAGAACTCAGCAGCACTTTTCTACCTCAGTGCAACCGGCAAAAACTCCTAGAATATATTCTGAGTTTTGTGGTGCTGTAG
- the GPAM gene encoding glycerol-3-phosphate acyltransferase 1, mitochondrial isoform X2 produces MIWELMLCDMDESALTLGTIDVAYLPNSSEYSIGRCKHASEEWGECVFRPTVFRSATLKWKESLMSRKRPFVGRCCYSCTPQSWDKFFNPSIPSLGLRNVIYINETHTRHRGWLARRLSYVLFVQERDVHKGMFATNVTENVLNSSRVQEAIAEVAAELNPDGSAQQQSKAVNKVKKKARRILQEMVATVSPALIRLTGWVLLKLFNSFFWNIQIHKGQLEMVKAATEMNLPLIFLPVHRSHIDYLLLTFILFCHNIKAPYIASGNNLNIPIFSTLIHKLGGFFIRRRLDETPDGRKDILYRALLHGHIVELLRQQQFLEIFLEGTRSRSGKISCARAGLLSVVVDTLSTNTIPDILIIPVGISYDRIIEGHYNGEQLGKPKKNESLWSVARGVIRMLRKNYGCVRVDFAQPFSLKEYLESQSQKPVSSPLSLEQALLPAILPSRPNDAAAEGTDSSINESRDATDESFRRRLIADLAEHILFTASKSCAIMSTHIVACLLLYRHRQGIDLSTLVEDFFVMKEEVLARDFDLGFSGNSEDVVMHAIQLLGNCITITHTSRNDEFFITPSTTVPSVFELNFYSNGLLHVFIMEAIIACSLYAVLKKRGPGAPASPSLISQEQLVRKAASLCYLLSNEGTISLPCQTFYQICHETVGRFIQYGILIVAEPDDQEDTSPGLAEQQWDKKLPEPLSWRSDEEDEDSDFGEEQRDCYLKVSQSKEHQQFITFLQRLLGPLLEAYSSAAIFIHNFSGPVPEPEYLQKLHKYLITRTERSVAVYAESATYCLVKNAVKMFKDIGVFKETKQKRVSVLELSSTFLPQCNRQKLLEYILSFVVL; encoded by the exons gATAAATTTTTCAACCCCAGTATCCCGTCTTTGGGTTTGCGGAATGTTATTTATATCAATGAAACTCACACAAG GCATCGAGGATGGCTGGCAAGACGTCTTTCTTACGTGCTTTTCGTTCAAGAGCGAGATGTCCATAAAGGCATGTTTGCCACCAACGTGACTGAAAACGTACTGAACAGCAGTAG AGTACAGGAGGCAATTGCAGAAGTGGCTGCTGAATTAAACCCTGATGGTTCTGCTCAGCAGCAATCAAAAGCTGtcaataaagtgaaaaagaaagccaGAAGGATCCTTCAAGAAATGGTTGCCACTGTCTCACCGGCACTGATCAG ACTGACCGGATGGGTGCTGCTAAAACTGTTCAACAGCTTCTTTTGGAATATTCAAATTCACAAGGGTCAACTTGAGATGGTTAAAGCTGCAACTGAG ATGAATTTGCCGCTTATATTTCTACCAGTTCATAGATCACATATTGACTATCTCCTGCTCACTTTCATTCTCTTCTGCCATAACATCAAAGCGCCATACATTGCTTCAGGCAATAATCTCAACATCCCCATCTTCAG TACCCTGATCCATAAGCTTGGGGGCTTTTTCATACGACGGAGGCTAGATGAGACGCCAGATGGACGGAAAGATATTCTCTATAGAGCTTTGCTCCACGGG CATATAGTTGAACTACTTCGACAGCAGCAGTTCTTGGAGATTTTTCTGGAAGGCACACGCTCTAGGAGTGGAaaaatctcctgtgctcgggCTGGACTTTTGTCAGTTGTAGTAGATACTCTGTCTACCAATACCATCCCAGACATCTTGATAATACCTGTTGGGATCTCCTACGACCGTATTATTGAGGGTCATTACAATGGTGAACAACTG GGAAAACCTAAGAAGAATGAGAGCCTCTGGAGCGTAGCAAGAGGCGTTATCAGAATGTTACGAAAAAACTATGGATGTGTCAGAGTGGACTTTGCACAACCGTTTTCCTTAAAG gaatATTTAGAAAGCCAAAGTCAGAAACCTGTTTCTTCTCCACTTTCTCTGGAGCAAGCGTTGTTACCAGCTATACTTCCTTCAAG aCCCAATGATGCTGCTGCTGAAGGTACAGACTCGTCCATTAACGAGTCCAGAGATGCAACAGATGAATCCTTCCGAAGAAGACTGATTGCAGATCTGGCTGAGCACATTCTCTTCA CCGCTAGCAAGTCCTGTGCCATTATGTCAACACACATCGTGGCCTGCCTGCTCCTCTACAGACACAGGCAG GGAATTGATCTCTCCACATTGGTGGAGGACTTCTTTGTGATGAAGGAGGAAGTCCTGGCTCGCGATTTTGACCTGGGTTTCTCAGGAAATTCAGAAGATGTAGTCATGCATGCCATACAGCTGCTGGGAAATTGCATCACAATCACGCACACCAGCAGGAACGACGAATTTTTTATTACTCCCAGCACAACTGTCCCATCAGTCTTTGAACTCAACTTCTACAGCAATGGGCTGCTCCACGTCTTTATCATGGAGGCCATCATAG CCTGCAGCCTTTACGCAGTTCTGAAGAAGAGGGGCCCGGGGGCGCCTGCGTCTCCCAGCTTGATCAGCCAGGAGCAGCTGGTGCGCAAGGCCGCCAGCCTGTGCTATCTGCTCTCCAACGAAGGCACCATCTCTCTC CCCTGCCAGACGTTTTACCAAATTTGCCATGAAACAGTAGGCAGGTTTATCCAGTATGGCATTCTTATAGTGGCGGAG CCAGATGATCAGGAAGATACCAGTCCCGGTCTTGCTGAGCAGCAGTGGGACAAGAAGCTTCCTGAACCTTTGTCTTGGCGAAGTGATGAAGAAGATGAAGACAGCGATTTTGGTGAGGAGCAGCGAGATTGCTACCTGAAG GTGAGCCAGTCCAAGGAGCACCAGCAGTTCATCACCTTCCTGCAGAGGCTCCTTGGGCCTTTGCTGGAGGCCTACAGCTCTGCTGCCATCTTCATTCACAACTTCAGTGGTCCTGTTCCAGAGCCTGAATATCTGCAGAAGCTGCACAAATACCTAATAACCAGGACAGAAAGAAGTGTTGCAGTGTATG CTGAGAGTGCCACCTATTGTCTTGTGAAGAATGCTGTGAAAATGTTTAAGGATATTGGG GTTTTCAAAGAGACCAAACAAAAGAGAGTGTCTGTTTTAGAACTCAGCAGCACTTTTCTACCTCAGTGCAACCGGCAAAAACTCCTAGAATATATTCTGAGTTTTGTGGTGCTGTAG